A stretch of the Chitiniphilus purpureus genome encodes the following:
- a CDS encoding sulfotransferase family protein — protein sequence MMDLGEWLPIRIWPEQGQWWVDWAWFGNTRLTEPFFHDSVEAALRLPLNQALRRTTPIDSLAQWQSHRPGQPPRAFIFHASRCGSTLITQLLTGLARDAVYAEPAALDALLRAHYRDPQAATSQVAWLQGLLSAFGQRRCGGEQGVVVKLDAWNIFEADLVRAACPDVPGIYLYRDPLEIAVSHLRQSGRHMVPGLIGPSPLTRGVPPDCPRVEFIARTVGLLLQAGLERCRAGALLPVNYSELPHAVWGRLAPLLGVPPDAHAMLQQVAMRHAKTPHLPFAADAADKRAAAPAELVTQIETWARPAYCALEQLRLA from the coding sequence ATGATGGACCTGGGCGAATGGCTGCCGATCCGCATCTGGCCGGAACAGGGCCAATGGTGGGTCGATTGGGCCTGGTTCGGCAACACGCGCCTGACCGAGCCATTCTTTCACGACAGCGTCGAGGCCGCACTGCGCCTGCCGCTGAACCAGGCACTGCGGCGCACCACGCCGATCGATTCGCTGGCGCAATGGCAATCGCACCGCCCCGGACAGCCGCCACGCGCGTTCATCTTCCACGCCTCGCGCTGCGGCTCGACGCTGATCACGCAGTTGCTGACCGGGTTGGCACGCGATGCGGTCTACGCCGAGCCGGCCGCACTCGATGCGCTGCTGCGGGCGCACTACCGCGATCCCCAGGCGGCGACGTCGCAGGTAGCCTGGCTGCAGGGGCTGTTGTCGGCATTCGGCCAGCGCCGCTGTGGCGGCGAACAGGGCGTGGTGGTCAAGCTCGATGCCTGGAACATCTTCGAGGCGGACCTGGTGCGCGCGGCCTGCCCGGACGTGCCCGGCATCTATCTGTACCGCGACCCGCTGGAGATTGCCGTCTCGCATCTGCGTCAGAGCGGACGGCATATGGTGCCCGGCCTGATCGGGCCGTCGCCGCTGACCCGGGGCGTGCCGCCGGATTGCCCCCGGGTGGAGTTCATCGCCCGCACCGTCGGCCTGCTGCTACAGGCCGGGTTGGAGCGATGCCGCGCCGGCGCCCTGTTGCCGGTGAATTACAGCGAGTTGCCGCATGCGGTATGGGGACGGCTTGCGCCGCTGCTCGGCGTGCCACCGGACGCCCACGCGATGCTGCAGCAGGTGGCGATGCGCCATGCCAAGACGCCGCATCTGCCCTTTGCCGCCGACGCGGCGGACAAGCGGGCAGCGGCGCCGGC